The Streptomyces nitrosporeus genome includes a window with the following:
- a CDS encoding DUF1963 domain-containing protein produces the protein MDHQGEFRRAALELGIPDDEISRFSQHLRLEIGLSGRDGGSPVGHIGGSPRLPVGMEWPSAGDVPLPLLLSVDCGALPRVDGFGLPADGTLLFFVHQEMDFEERRAEPGQYARVVYVPAGTETVVVEPPDPTCAGERIDVCADLGAVLPLWLEEGDEDDWHEFWEDLEWDDMSPFQQQLARYMERELPHLDELRSLAYGLWSSGAYLVIGGYADDEEMVSGIMAKTLAKGQWLSYLEEDAFRLAGEWIPLASQGRIYEEYYTKFMIRHDDLAAARWDKALTVTVFDAP, from the coding sequence ATGGATCATCAGGGAGAGTTTCGTCGGGCGGCGCTTGAGCTGGGCATCCCGGATGACGAGATCAGCAGGTTCAGTCAGCACCTCCGCCTGGAGATCGGACTGTCCGGACGCGACGGCGGTTCTCCGGTCGGGCACATCGGTGGGTCGCCCCGGCTGCCGGTGGGCATGGAGTGGCCGTCCGCCGGGGACGTTCCGTTGCCGTTGCTCCTTTCCGTCGATTGCGGGGCGCTGCCGAGGGTCGACGGCTTCGGCCTGCCGGCGGACGGGACGCTGCTCTTCTTCGTCCACCAGGAGATGGACTTCGAGGAACGGCGGGCCGAACCGGGGCAGTACGCGCGAGTCGTGTACGTACCGGCCGGCACCGAAACCGTGGTGGTGGAGCCCCCCGACCCCACGTGTGCCGGCGAGCGGATCGACGTCTGCGCCGATCTCGGAGCCGTTCTGCCCCTCTGGCTGGAGGAGGGGGACGAGGACGACTGGCACGAGTTCTGGGAGGACCTCGAATGGGACGACATGTCACCCTTCCAGCAGCAGCTGGCCCGGTACATGGAGCGTGAACTGCCGCACCTGGACGAACTCCGGTCTCTGGCCTACGGCCTCTGGTCGTCCGGCGCCTACCTCGTCATAGGCGGGTACGCCGACGACGAGGAGATGGTCAGCGGCATCATGGCGAAGACCCTCGCGAAGGGGCAGTGGCTGTCCTACCTGGAGGAGGACGCGTTCCGGCTGGCGGGCGAATGGATACCGCTCGCCAGCCAAGGGCGGATCTACGAGGAGTACTACACGAAATTCATGATCCGCCACGACGACCTGGCCGCCGCCCGGTGGGACAAGGCACTGACCGTGACCGTTTTCGACGCCCCGTGA
- a CDS encoding winged helix DNA-binding domain-containing protein — MSVLDARALNRAALARQLLLERSDLPPLDAVAHLCGLQAQEPQEPFTGLWSRLRDFAPAALDGLLTGRRVVRTHLMRRTVHLVTAGDALTWRARHDAMLRQKVLGVYRRELDGVDLDALAAAVRDLMADGEPRTMTEIARALAGRWPVPGRRALGEMAVAALVPMVQLPPRGLWRVRAGVRNVPLARWLGREPDAPAPRGSDPAGEELVLRYLAAYGPAASADLRAWCGLAGLPAAVAAVRERLVRFRDERGRELLDLPDAPRPDPGTPAPVRFLPAFDNVVLGYQDRGRIIDDAHRGLSVEGARMVLVDGRVAATWTTGTGPGGAGTVTVSPLRGFGRAERAAVLEEGARLSLFLSDGDSDRVRIS; from the coding sequence ATGAGCGTCCTGGACGCGCGGGCGCTCAACCGGGCCGCACTCGCCCGGCAGCTGCTCCTGGAACGGTCGGACCTGCCGCCCCTGGACGCCGTCGCGCACCTGTGCGGCCTCCAGGCGCAGGAGCCGCAGGAGCCCTTCACCGGGCTCTGGTCCCGGTTGCGGGACTTCGCCCCGGCCGCGCTGGACGGCCTGCTCACCGGGCGGCGTGTGGTGCGTACCCATCTGATGCGCCGTACCGTCCACCTCGTCACGGCCGGTGACGCTCTCACCTGGCGGGCCCGCCATGACGCGATGCTGCGGCAGAAGGTCCTGGGGGTCTACCGCCGCGAGCTCGACGGGGTGGACCTCGACGCGCTCGCGGCGGCGGTCCGGGACCTGATGGCCGACGGTGAACCCCGCACGATGACCGAGATCGCCCGGGCGCTCGCCGGGCGGTGGCCCGTGCCAGGCCGCCGGGCGCTCGGGGAGATGGCGGTCGCCGCCCTCGTCCCGATGGTCCAGCTGCCGCCGCGCGGGCTGTGGCGGGTGAGAGCCGGGGTGCGCAACGTCCCGCTCGCGCGGTGGCTGGGCCGCGAGCCCGACGCGCCCGCCCCGCGGGGGAGCGACCCGGCCGGCGAGGAACTGGTCCTGCGCTACCTGGCCGCCTACGGCCCCGCCGCCTCGGCCGACCTCCGCGCCTGGTGCGGGCTCGCCGGGCTGCCCGCCGCGGTGGCGGCGGTACGGGAACGGCTGGTCCGCTTCCGTGACGAACGAGGCCGGGAACTGCTGGACCTGCCCGACGCGCCGCGCCCGGACCCCGGTACGCCGGCGCCGGTACGGTTCCTGCCCGCGTTCGACAACGTGGTCCTGGGCTACCAGGACCGCGGCCGGATCATCGACGACGCCCACCGGGGCCTGTCGGTGGAGGGTGCGCGGATGGTGCTGGTCGACGGCCGTGTCGCCGCGACCTGGACCACGGGTACGGGGCCCGGGGGCGCGGGGACGGTGACGGTCTCCCCGCTGCGCGGGTTCGGCCGGGCCGAGCGGGCCGCCGTGCTGGAGGAGGGCGCGCGGCTGTCGCTGTTCCTGTCCGACGGCGACAGCGACCGCGTACGGATCTCCTGA
- a CDS encoding PmrA: MLPARSRHASVRSLERYARPGIDSAARHVAERGPAARRRT, translated from the coding sequence ATGCTGCCGGCCCGTTCCCGCCACGCCTCCGTCCGCTCCCTGGAGCGGTACGCCCGCCCCGGCATCGACTCGGCCGCCCGGCACGTCGCCGAACGCGGCCCCGCTGCACGCCGCCGCACCTGA
- a CDS encoding helix-turn-helix domain-containing protein: protein MAETVAALRTVAHNVRAARVRAGLSLDELSRRAQVSKGALVGLEKAQGNPNLATLVRLADTLGISVSALMQGPAEGRVRVVADDAVAPLWTGERGGEARLMLTTSGPAPVEIWRWKLEPGEEYPSHPHQAGVVETVSVTSGRMVLVVDGAEHAVEAGQTATFDGDTRHVYRGAGTGTCTLIMTVHLPPGPAPTG, encoded by the coding sequence GTGGCCGAGACGGTGGCGGCTCTGCGGACGGTCGCGCACAACGTCCGGGCGGCCCGCGTCCGCGCGGGCCTGTCCCTGGACGAGCTCAGCAGGCGCGCACAGGTCAGCAAGGGGGCCTTGGTGGGCCTGGAGAAGGCCCAGGGAAACCCCAACCTGGCCACCCTGGTCAGGCTGGCCGACACCCTGGGCATCTCCGTGTCCGCGCTGATGCAGGGACCCGCCGAGGGCCGGGTCCGTGTCGTGGCCGATGACGCGGTGGCGCCTCTGTGGACCGGGGAGCGGGGCGGCGAGGCCCGGCTCATGCTGACGACCTCGGGCCCGGCGCCGGTCGAGATCTGGCGCTGGAAGCTGGAACCGGGCGAGGAGTACCCGAGCCACCCCCATCAGGCGGGAGTGGTGGAGACCGTCAGCGTCACGTCCGGCCGGATGGTCCTCGTCGTGGACGGGGCCGAACACGCCGTCGAGGCCGGGCAGACGGCGACGTTCGACGGTGACACCCGCCATGTGTACCGGGGCGCGGGGACGGGGACCTGCACGTTGATCATGACCGTCCACCTGCCTCCCGGCCCCGCCCCGACGGGCTGA
- a CDS encoding polyprenyl synthetase family protein, translated as MPGAPPAPAPPSVLARSRALVRPALVDALGRLHPWTGEMAAYSLGWSDLSGTPDAGASEGKGLRQALAVLAAEACGAPGHSAVPGAVAVELVHAFSLLHDDIMDGDELRRRRPTVWKEYGTGPAVLAGDALLASAVQTLAEAPGGQAGAAVLRLSGTLADLVRGQSDDLLFADRPWTGTDSVGPGAYRSMAEHKTGSLLGCALALGALLGGAAGSTVASLDRAGRHLGVAFQAVDDLLGIWGDPAHTGKPVHGDLRQRKKTYPVLAALASTGPAARELLALLDAPCPPDGPTASRAAGLVETAGGRTATLAEARRHLDAARSCLHGLPLAPHAVREFQELLTYLAHRTV; from the coding sequence ATACCCGGGGCCCCGCCCGCCCCGGCACCGCCCTCCGTACTGGCCCGTTCCCGCGCCCTGGTACGCCCCGCCCTCGTGGACGCCCTCGGGCGGCTGCACCCGTGGACCGGGGAGATGGCCGCCTACTCCCTCGGCTGGTCCGACCTGTCCGGCACCCCGGACGCGGGCGCCTCGGAGGGCAAGGGGCTACGCCAGGCGCTGGCCGTCCTGGCCGCCGAGGCATGCGGGGCACCGGGGCACAGCGCGGTCCCCGGCGCGGTGGCCGTCGAGCTCGTCCACGCCTTCTCCCTCCTGCACGACGACATCATGGACGGCGACGAACTGCGCCGGCGGCGCCCCACGGTGTGGAAGGAGTACGGCACCGGGCCCGCCGTGCTCGCCGGTGACGCCCTGCTGGCCTCCGCCGTACAGACGCTCGCCGAAGCCCCCGGCGGACAGGCCGGCGCAGCCGTGCTCAGACTGTCCGGGACGCTGGCCGACCTGGTCCGAGGACAGTCCGACGACCTGCTCTTCGCGGACCGGCCCTGGACGGGAACGGACTCGGTCGGGCCCGGCGCCTACCGCTCCATGGCCGAGCACAAGACGGGCTCCCTCCTCGGCTGCGCCCTCGCCCTGGGCGCCCTGCTCGGCGGGGCGGCCGGCTCCACGGTCGCCTCGCTGGACCGGGCCGGCCGCCATCTGGGCGTGGCGTTCCAGGCCGTCGACGACCTGCTGGGCATCTGGGGCGACCCCGCGCACACCGGAAAGCCGGTCCACGGCGACCTGCGGCAGCGGAAGAAGACCTACCCCGTCCTCGCCGCCCTCGCCTCCACCGGCCCGGCCGCCCGGGAACTGCTGGCCCTGCTCGACGCGCCGTGCCCGCCGGACGGCCCCACCGCCTCCCGCGCAGCCGGCCTCGTCGAGACGGCGGGCGGCCGCACCGCCACCCTGGCCGAGGCCCGGCGCCACCTGGACGCCGCCCGCTCCTGCCTGCACGGCCTGCCCCTCGCACCCCATGCCGTACGGGAGTTCCAGGAACTGCTCACCTACCTGGCCCACCGCACCGTGTGA
- a CDS encoding B3/B4 domain-containing protein has protein sequence MTAFRLAPAVADAFPDTLIALVTATGLRGHEPWPRTAAALQELEQRLAAGDWQPADENDPRIEAWHTAYRSFGTNPRRVRPSVDALGRRLAKKGTLPRINPAVDSYNAVSVRHGLPAGAFDLDRVTGDVTIRHADGDEAFTPLGEPDTVEHPKPGEIIYADTTGVLTRHWNHRDAHRTRVTEDSTHVVFALETLHATRDGELLRAAAEELGELLAPHTAQVTVRHLSPAHPETA, from the coding sequence ATGACCGCCTTCCGCCTCGCCCCCGCCGTCGCCGACGCCTTCCCCGACACCCTCATCGCCCTGGTCACCGCCACCGGCCTGCGCGGCCACGAGCCCTGGCCCCGCACGGCCGCGGCGCTCCAGGAGCTGGAGCAGCGGCTCGCGGCGGGCGACTGGCAGCCCGCCGACGAGAACGACCCCCGCATCGAGGCATGGCACACCGCCTACCGCTCCTTCGGCACCAACCCGCGCCGTGTCCGCCCCAGCGTCGACGCGCTCGGCCGCCGCCTCGCCAAGAAGGGGACACTGCCGCGCATCAACCCGGCCGTGGACTCCTACAACGCCGTCTCCGTCCGCCACGGCCTGCCCGCCGGCGCCTTCGACCTGGACCGGGTCACCGGAGACGTCACCATCCGCCACGCGGACGGCGACGAGGCGTTCACCCCGCTCGGTGAGCCCGACACCGTGGAGCACCCCAAGCCCGGCGAGATCATCTACGCGGACACCACCGGAGTGCTGACCCGCCACTGGAACCACCGCGACGCCCACCGCACACGCGTCACCGAGGACTCCACGCACGTCGTCTTCGCCCTCGAAACCCTGCACGCCACCCGGGACGGCGAGCTGCTCCGGGCCGCCGCGGAGGAGCTCGGCGAGCTTCTGGCCCCGCACACCGCACAGGTCACCGTGCGCCACCTCTCCCCGGCCCACCCCGAGACGGCCTGA
- a CDS encoding EamA family transporter: MLALMLALGSSLAYGCADFLGGLGARRAHVLRTVMIAAPASLTVELLLWPVLGASFDAGALGWGAASGVASAAAFALLYRTLAIGPMNVLSPVTALVSAALPVGTGLLAGEHLGAAGTVGLPLALAAVVLVSAGHGAGSARPSRHALLLAVGAGAAIALQLICLHQAPADSGVAPLIIGRAVSSAVTLAAAGLMYRRLGPERPAYALSATAGVLDSVANLLFLLAARSGDLAVVAVITALYPAGTVLLARCVLAERVHRGQLAGLGAAAVAVSLLALS, translated from the coding sequence GTGCTCGCACTGATGCTGGCCCTGGGCAGCTCGCTCGCCTACGGATGCGCCGATTTCCTCGGCGGCCTCGGCGCCCGCAGGGCACACGTACTGCGGACCGTGATGATCGCTGCACCCGCCAGTCTCACCGTCGAACTCCTGCTGTGGCCGGTGCTCGGCGCGTCGTTCGACGCGGGCGCCCTGGGCTGGGGCGCCGCCTCGGGTGTCGCGTCCGCCGCCGCGTTCGCCCTGCTCTACCGCACCCTGGCCATCGGCCCGATGAACGTTCTCTCACCCGTGACCGCACTGGTGTCCGCCGCCCTGCCCGTCGGTACGGGCCTGCTCGCGGGCGAGCACCTGGGCGCGGCCGGGACGGTGGGGCTGCCGCTCGCCCTGGCCGCCGTGGTCCTGGTCAGCGCCGGACACGGCGCGGGCTCGGCACGCCCCTCCCGGCACGCCCTGCTGCTGGCCGTCGGCGCGGGTGCCGCCATCGCCCTCCAGCTGATCTGTCTCCACCAGGCCCCGGCCGACAGCGGGGTGGCCCCGCTGATCATCGGCCGGGCGGTCTCCTCGGCCGTCACCCTGGCCGCGGCCGGCCTGATGTACCGCAGACTGGGGCCCGAGCGGCCCGCGTACGCCCTGTCGGCGACGGCGGGCGTCCTGGACTCCGTGGCGAACCTGCTGTTCCTGCTCGCGGCCCGCAGCGGGGATCTCGCCGTCGTCGCCGTGATCACCGCGCTCTACCCGGCCGGCACGGTCCTGCTCGCCCGCTGCGTGCTCGCCGAGCGCGTCCACCGCGGGCAGCTCGCCGGCCTGGGGGCCGCCGCCGTCGCCGTCAGCCTGCTCGCCCTGTCCTGA
- a CDS encoding ALF repeat-containing protein has product MRQHRTFLLVAATALAPALLLSTPAFAGPSAAPATVTTAAVSSETPVDEMTEDELRAAITAILGAEASGRSVIEAATTALNGTIEDMRTFLTTGYPAAQAVDDRVRLFRMLATARQNEDKRVSAEISDLLDRNDPEEIREWLETGYPLAQAEDDRVRLFRMLTPARQNGDKRVSAEISDLLDRNDPEEIREWLETGYPLAQAEDDRVALFTILGKAQKDGDTKLVQEISGLLDRMDAEEIRAWLTVYRAA; this is encoded by the coding sequence GTGAGACAGCACCGCACGTTCCTGCTCGTCGCGGCCACGGCCCTGGCCCCGGCTCTCCTCCTCTCCACCCCGGCCTTCGCCGGCCCGTCGGCCGCCCCCGCCACCGTGACGACCGCGGCGGTCTCGTCCGAGACACCGGTGGACGAGATGACGGAGGACGAGTTGCGCGCCGCGATCACCGCGATCCTGGGGGCCGAGGCGAGCGGCAGGAGCGTCATCGAGGCAGCCACCACGGCCCTCAACGGCACCATCGAAGACATGCGCACGTTTCTGACAACCGGCTACCCGGCCGCGCAGGCCGTGGACGACCGCGTCCGTCTCTTCCGGATGCTGGCCACGGCGAGGCAGAACGAGGACAAGCGGGTCAGCGCGGAGATCTCCGATCTCCTGGACCGCAACGACCCCGAGGAGATCCGCGAGTGGCTCGAGACCGGCTATCCGCTCGCCCAGGCCGAGGACGACCGCGTCCGTCTCTTCCGGATGCTGACCCCCGCGAGGCAGAACGGAGACAAGCGGGTCAGCGCGGAGATCTCCGATCTCCTGGACCGCAACGACCCCGAGGAGATCCGCGAGTGGCTCGAGACCGGCTACCCGCTCGCCCAGGCCGAGGACGACCGCGTCGCGCTCTTCACCATCCTCGGCAAGGCCCAGAAGGACGGTGACACGAAGCTGGTCCAGGAGATCAGTGGTCTGCTCGACCGCATGGACGCGGAAGAGATACGCGCCTGGCTGACGGTCTACCGGGCCGCCTGA
- a CDS encoding DUF397 domain-containing protein, which yields MSTALEWFKSSYSSEEGGACLEIAYAWRKSSYSSEQGGACLEIAAHPAAVHIRDSKNPGGPTLTVTPATWSAFAAHTGA from the coding sequence ATGAGCACCGCACTTGAGTGGTTCAAGTCGAGCTACAGCAGCGAGGAAGGCGGCGCGTGCCTCGAAATCGCCTATGCCTGGCGTAAGTCGAGCTACAGCAGCGAGCAAGGCGGCGCGTGCCTCGAAATCGCCGCGCACCCCGCCGCCGTGCACATCCGCGACTCCAAGAACCCCGGCGGCCCCACCCTCACCGTCACCCCCGCCACCTGGTCGGCCTTCGCCGCCCACACCGGCGCCTGA
- a CDS encoding DUF1963 domain-containing protein has protein sequence MRTETADKLNRVREKALARGVPAAEVERWLAAARPCAVLSSGADGPVVGRFGGPALLPGDAPGIPERQRLIADLDLAALPGDATGLPLPSSGRLLLFARFHAYDLDASGTAVYVPAGIPVEERHPADHRHEPDHGWEGVDLATGEELRLGYDVSLPDNEVLIDPAGHPHAGELRAAWSDVRYEDWGRLGGTRLQIGGYSTDPFGEDDPVTASALRASGDPEGRRASPWARPRPEDWALLAQWNGLIGGFVYWTAARKDLAERRFDRAAVLACFDIH, from the coding sequence ATGAGAACCGAGACAGCAGACAAACTGAACCGGGTCCGTGAGAAGGCGCTCGCACGCGGTGTCCCGGCCGCCGAGGTCGAGAGGTGGCTGGCCGCCGCCCGCCCGTGCGCGGTTCTGTCGTCCGGCGCGGACGGCCCGGTCGTGGGCCGGTTCGGCGGGCCCGCGCTGCTTCCCGGTGACGCCCCCGGGATCCCGGAGCGACAGCGGCTGATCGCGGACCTGGACCTCGCCGCGCTGCCCGGGGACGCGACGGGCCTCCCGCTGCCGTCCTCGGGCCGGCTCCTGCTGTTCGCCCGTTTCCACGCGTACGACCTGGACGCGTCCGGCACGGCGGTGTACGTCCCGGCCGGCATACCCGTCGAGGAACGGCACCCTGCGGACCACCGCCACGAACCGGACCACGGCTGGGAGGGCGTGGACCTGGCCACGGGGGAAGAGCTGCGGCTGGGGTACGACGTCTCCCTGCCGGACAACGAGGTGCTCATCGACCCGGCCGGGCACCCCCACGCCGGGGAACTGCGCGCGGCGTGGTCGGACGTGCGGTACGAGGACTGGGGGCGCCTCGGCGGGACCCGGCTCCAGATCGGCGGTTACTCCACGGACCCCTTCGGCGAGGACGATCCCGTCACCGCGTCCGCGTTGCGGGCGTCCGGGGATCCGGAGGGCAGGCGCGCGAGCCCGTGGGCACGGCCCCGCCCCGAGGACTGGGCGCTCCTCGCCCAGTGGAACGGCCTGATCGGCGGTTTCGTCTACTGGACGGCCGCGAGGAAGGACCTGGCGGAGCGGCGCTTCGACCGGGCGGCCGTCCTGGCGTGTTTCGACATCCACTGA
- a CDS encoding choice-of-anchor A family protein produces MRITSTAAAAALGGALVLGLTVVPAAQAAPAAPSDGTACTTDAFGIAGKYGEFVLGDDVHSPDAEGAVAVGGNADFRGGFSVANELTAAEVDALPGKASLVVRGDLLNDGSATVVMKGNAVVGGEVKNRAVEMHNGTFTKKADLIDFEGEFAKLRSYSSALAAEPVTAGATAELDGFRLNLKGTDTTRNVFSVPAEQLEKAKEVFIKVPAGATTVVNVSGQDYDMASAGTTGFFLSGGQDFVLDDKLQSASEGKIRAKLLWNFPDAEKITKNSQAAWPGSVLAPQAHLELGTAAPVNGSVWVASLHGSGGAETHHFPFTGCLPEPGENPSPGTTPSEDTETTPPATKTPSASATPPAEGGTPSQSPSESAAPGTPAPSDSAAPGPEGDLASTGSSGTVPLVVGGAVVLAAGAALVVIARRRKQA; encoded by the coding sequence ATGCGCATAACCTCGACCGCCGCAGCCGCCGCGCTCGGCGGTGCCCTCGTCCTCGGGCTGACCGTCGTCCCCGCCGCCCAGGCCGCGCCCGCCGCGCCCTCTGACGGGACCGCGTGCACCACCGACGCCTTCGGAATCGCCGGCAAGTACGGCGAGTTCGTCCTCGGGGACGACGTCCACTCACCCGACGCCGAAGGCGCCGTGGCCGTCGGCGGCAACGCCGACTTCCGTGGCGGCTTCAGTGTCGCCAACGAGCTGACCGCCGCCGAGGTGGACGCCCTGCCCGGCAAGGCATCGCTCGTCGTCCGGGGCGACCTGCTCAACGACGGTTCGGCCACCGTCGTGATGAAGGGCAACGCGGTCGTCGGCGGTGAGGTCAAGAACCGCGCCGTGGAGATGCACAACGGCACCTTCACCAAGAAGGCCGACCTGATCGACTTCGAGGGCGAGTTCGCCAAGCTGCGCTCGTACTCCTCGGCCCTCGCCGCCGAACCGGTGACCGCCGGCGCCACCGCCGAACTTGACGGCTTCCGGCTGAACCTGAAGGGCACCGACACCACCCGCAACGTCTTCTCGGTGCCGGCAGAGCAGCTGGAGAAGGCCAAGGAGGTCTTCATCAAGGTCCCGGCCGGCGCGACCACGGTCGTCAACGTCAGCGGCCAGGACTACGACATGGCGTCCGCCGGGACCACCGGCTTCTTCCTCTCCGGCGGACAGGACTTCGTCCTGGACGACAAGCTCCAGAGCGCGTCCGAGGGCAAGATCCGGGCCAAGCTGCTGTGGAACTTCCCCGACGCGGAAAAGATCACCAAGAACAGCCAGGCCGCTTGGCCGGGCAGCGTCCTCGCACCCCAGGCGCACCTGGAACTGGGTACGGCCGCGCCCGTCAACGGCTCCGTGTGGGTCGCCTCGCTGCACGGGTCGGGCGGTGCCGAGACGCACCACTTCCCCTTCACCGGCTGCCTGCCGGAGCCCGGTGAGAACCCGTCCCCCGGCACGACCCCGTCCGAGGACACCGAGACGACTCCCCCGGCCACAAAGACGCCGTCCGCCTCCGCCACCCCGCCCGCCGAGGGCGGTACGCCGTCCCAGAGCCCGTCCGAGTCCGCCGCACCGGGCACCCCGGCCCCGTCGGACAGCGCGGCCCCGGGCCCGGAGGGCGACCTCGCCTCGACCGGTAGCAGCGGTACCGTCCCGCTCGTCGTCGGCGGTGCCGTGGTCCTCGCGGCCGGCGCCGCCTTGGTCGTGATAGCCCGCCGCCGCAAGCAGGCCTGA
- a CDS encoding ATP-binding protein, with protein MNEMTQPLLFRERFCRRERRSVPLVREFVREAVAEWGFGARMDEVLLCVSELATNALLHGVPPGRGYAVHLRGDGDVLSVQVHDSGDGVPAVRVPEGEHGRGLLLVEALADRWGVGERSPGKIVWCEFTRMG; from the coding sequence ATGAACGAGATGACGCAACCCCTGCTGTTCCGTGAGCGCTTCTGCCGTCGGGAGCGCCGGTCGGTTCCGCTGGTACGGGAGTTCGTGCGGGAGGCCGTGGCCGAGTGGGGGTTCGGGGCGCGGATGGACGAGGTGTTGCTGTGTGTGAGCGAGCTGGCGACCAACGCGCTGCTGCACGGGGTGCCGCCGGGGCGCGGGTACGCCGTACACCTGCGGGGTGACGGGGACGTGCTGTCCGTCCAGGTGCACGACAGCGGCGACGGCGTACCTGCGGTGCGGGTGCCCGAAGGGGAGCATGGCCGGGGGCTGTTGCTGGTGGAGGCGCTGGCCGACCGGTGGGGTGTGGGGGAGCGGTCGCCCGGCAAGATCGTGTGGTGCGAGTTCACCCGGATGGGGTGA
- a CDS encoding helix-turn-helix domain-containing protein — protein MKMVGKLVGRFRVCACLTQAQLASQAKVQPETIASIEQGRRPLLPDLARRLDELLDTKKALETAVENMPEVDLIPAWAERYMDLEREALALSWFENQVLPGLLQTENYARAVFRTDVPALSEGEIEERVAARMNRMDILHQTEPPTASFIISEAVLRDRLGGDTVYMEMLRHVRECTEIPGVTIQIMPLGRSTHAGLSGPFILLETPEHQRLAYTETQRGSQLISASGDVSILERKYAMLRTQALNIEETRALLDQLLGE, from the coding sequence ATGAAGATGGTCGGCAAGCTGGTCGGCCGGTTCCGCGTCTGCGCATGCCTCACCCAGGCCCAGCTGGCCTCCCAGGCCAAGGTCCAGCCGGAGACCATCGCCTCCATCGAACAGGGCCGCCGCCCGCTCCTGCCGGACCTGGCCCGCCGCCTGGACGAGCTGCTGGACACCAAGAAGGCGCTGGAGACGGCGGTCGAGAACATGCCGGAGGTGGACCTCATCCCGGCGTGGGCGGAGCGGTACATGGACCTGGAGCGGGAGGCGCTGGCGCTGTCCTGGTTCGAGAACCAGGTTCTGCCGGGGCTGCTCCAGACGGAGAACTACGCGCGGGCGGTGTTCCGCACAGACGTTCCTGCGCTCAGTGAAGGGGAGATCGAGGAGCGCGTCGCCGCACGCATGAATCGGATGGACATTCTTCATCAGACCGAACCACCAACTGCGAGCTTCATCATCTCGGAGGCAGTTCTGAGAGACCGTCTGGGGGGTGACACGGTATACATGGAAATGCTGCGTCACGTGCGTGAGTGCACCGAGATCCCTGGGGTCACCATCCAGATCATGCCTCTTGGCAGGAGCACTCATGCGGGGCTTTCAGGACCGTTCATCCTCCTGGAAACACCCGAGCACCAGCGTCTTGCCTACACAGAAACACAGCGGGGCAGCCAGTTGATCTCCGCGTCGGGCGACGTGAGCATCCTGGAGCGCAAGTATGCGATGCTGCGGACCCAGGCCCTCAATATCGAGGAAACTCGGGCCTTGCTGGACCAGCTCCTAGGAGAGTGA
- a CDS encoding DUF4253 domain-containing protein — MTTHPHPLARLHLPGGTLLDATGDGPWHEPLLWYADRPARPGDWARLYEAGRPLGLLPVLMETGRGDDGPQDWELQPGRTSDPGDHDAEQVLEEYWQDFRFAEEGLEELNRWPGTAPAPAAAPGGLSPDRLAAETADIISDSGRLALIPALRSADIPAAIGWSGPLNHDNDVARLCAVLRSWEDRFGIRVVSLGFDTMKVSVGRPPGTGAEAYALAAEHLAFCPDAIDAELPEGLRMYADMELLGQDVWSFWWD, encoded by the coding sequence ATGACGACCCACCCGCATCCCCTGGCCCGGCTGCACCTCCCGGGAGGCACTCTCCTGGACGCCACGGGCGACGGACCGTGGCACGAACCCCTGCTCTGGTACGCCGACAGACCGGCGAGGCCCGGGGACTGGGCCCGGCTGTACGAGGCCGGCCGGCCGCTCGGCCTCCTCCCGGTCCTGATGGAGACCGGCCGGGGCGACGACGGGCCCCAGGACTGGGAGCTGCAGCCCGGCCGCACGTCCGACCCCGGCGACCACGACGCGGAACAGGTCCTTGAGGAGTACTGGCAGGACTTCCGCTTCGCGGAGGAGGGGCTGGAGGAACTGAACCGGTGGCCGGGAACGGCTCCCGCCCCTGCGGCGGCCCCGGGAGGCCTCTCCCCTGACCGGCTGGCCGCGGAGACGGCCGACATCATCTCGGACTCCGGCCGCCTGGCCCTCATACCCGCCCTGCGCAGCGCGGACATCCCGGCGGCGATCGGCTGGTCGGGGCCGCTCAACCACGACAACGACGTGGCCCGCCTCTGCGCGGTGCTGCGGTCCTGGGAGGACCGGTTCGGCATCAGGGTCGTCTCGCTCGGCTTCGACACCATGAAGGTGTCCGTGGGACGGCCCCCGGGCACCGGCGCCGAGGCGTACGCCCTCGCCGCCGAACACCTCGCCTTCTGCCCGGACGCCATCGACGCCGAGCTTCCGGAGGGCCTGCGCATGTACGCGGACATGGAGCTGCTGGGCCAGGACGTGTGGTCGTTCTGGTGGGACTGA